The following proteins come from a genomic window of Streptomyces sp. ALI-76-A:
- a CDS encoding transposase — MRAWVAEQDWLTLERLPTYAPELNPVELLWSSLKKRELANLVADHLDDVADATE, encoded by the coding sequence ATGCGGGCCTGGGTCGCCGAACAGGACTGGCTCACCCTGGAACGATTACCCACCTACGCTCCCGAGCTGAACCCGGTGGAACTGCTGTGGTCCTCGCTCAAGAAGCGTGAACTCGCCAACCTCGTTGCCGACCACCTCGATGATGTCGCCGACGCCACCGAGTAA
- a CDS encoding DUF4012 domain-containing protein, translating into MKAGKDPTRSRKGAEEGARAFAALVSRRRHRVFLWVAGAVGLLSAASAGFLVWEVRAVQSNLAAAQVTTDRLQTEMARHRQPSAEVLGDIRKHTAAARSAAGTPVWSVAEYLPLMGPPLRSARGLSVAADEMATGVLPKTVRLHQLLASGQIVHQGRVDLRRLSAATDLLGNVHRRLTGIETSLNGLPGSTVVGRLDTERQRLSDRVARLSGSVSEAKATMRLLMPLLGASEPRSYFLAFQNNAEARGTGGLVGTFGILTADRGRITLHDFASDDTLPRTTTPVANFGPEFDRRYGAAESTQGLANSNLSAHFPYAAQIWAGLWQRHTGQRLDGAIATDPVGLARVLKATGPVRLPDGKHLTADNTVEFTESTLYASYSNTARKRFLVQVAQSVATALLGSHHDSAALLHALRQNADDGRLRVWSRDASTESALEEAELAGDVPERTGPFAYLVVNNSAGNKMDYYLRRSLTYELGRCEGGTRSSVVRIKLTNAAPATGLPALVALRSDDPLRSHLPGSTSIWLSLYASSGARFTSGTLDGRRLLLSSTEERGHPVLGTQVELLPGQTREVDIRLLEPASDRAPVVPLQPLAWPQTTKVSIQPCVK; encoded by the coding sequence ATGAAGGCAGGCAAAGACCCGACGCGCAGCCGGAAGGGCGCTGAGGAGGGTGCGCGGGCATTCGCGGCTCTGGTGTCAAGGCGCCGCCACCGGGTTTTCCTTTGGGTTGCCGGAGCCGTCGGTTTGTTGTCCGCCGCGTCGGCCGGTTTCCTGGTGTGGGAGGTCCGCGCGGTCCAGAGCAATCTCGCTGCGGCTCAGGTGACCACCGACCGACTGCAAACGGAGATGGCCCGTCATCGCCAGCCTTCGGCCGAGGTGCTGGGCGACATCCGGAAACACACAGCGGCCGCCCGGAGCGCGGCCGGCACGCCGGTGTGGAGCGTAGCCGAGTACCTCCCCCTGATGGGCCCACCGCTCCGTTCCGCCCGGGGACTGAGTGTCGCCGCCGACGAGATGGCCACCGGGGTGCTCCCGAAGACGGTGCGACTGCATCAGCTGCTCGCGTCCGGCCAGATTGTGCACCAGGGTCGCGTCGACCTCCGCCGGCTCTCGGCTGCCACGGACCTGCTGGGGAATGTGCACCGCCGGCTGACCGGAATCGAGACGAGTTTGAACGGCCTGCCCGGCTCGACGGTGGTCGGTCGCCTCGACACGGAACGGCAGCGGCTGTCCGACCGAGTGGCGCGCCTTTCCGGCTCGGTCTCCGAGGCGAAGGCGACGATGCGGCTGCTGATGCCTCTTCTGGGCGCCTCAGAGCCACGCTCCTACTTTCTTGCCTTTCAGAACAATGCCGAGGCCCGGGGGACCGGTGGCCTCGTAGGCACCTTTGGCATCTTGACCGCCGACCGTGGCCGCATCACTTTGCACGACTTCGCGTCGGATGACACGCTGCCGCGTACCACCACCCCCGTGGCGAACTTCGGGCCGGAGTTCGACCGCCGGTACGGAGCTGCTGAGAGCACCCAGGGGCTGGCTAATTCCAATCTGTCCGCTCATTTTCCCTATGCGGCGCAGATCTGGGCGGGCTTGTGGCAGCGTCACACGGGGCAGCGTCTCGATGGGGCCATCGCGACCGATCCTGTGGGACTCGCCCGTGTCCTCAAAGCCACGGGGCCGGTCCGCCTTCCGGACGGAAAGCATCTGACAGCGGACAACACCGTAGAGTTCACCGAGAGCACCCTTTACGCGTCGTACAGCAACACCGCACGAAAGCGTTTCCTGGTACAGGTCGCACAGTCAGTAGCTACTGCCTTGCTGGGCAGCCACCACGATTCGGCGGCCCTCCTCCACGCACTGCGACAGAACGCCGACGACGGCCGACTGCGCGTGTGGAGCAGAGACGCCTCCACCGAGTCGGCACTCGAAGAAGCCGAGCTGGCCGGCGACGTCCCCGAGAGAACAGGGCCGTTCGCCTATCTCGTGGTCAACAATTCCGCAGGCAACAAAATGGACTACTATCTGCGCCGGTCGCTGACCTACGAACTTGGTCGTTGCGAGGGCGGTACCCGTTCCAGCGTAGTGCGAATCAAACTGACAAACGCCGCTCCCGCTACGGGCCTGCCTGCCCTCGTCGCTCTCCGTTCCGACGATCCCCTGCGCTCACACCTCCCGGGGTCCACAAGCATCTGGCTTTCCTTGTACGCCAGTTCCGGTGCGCGGTTCACCAGTGGGACCCTGGACGGGCGGCGACTTCTGTTGTCGTCGACCGAGGAACGCGGTCACCCGGTACTCGGGACGCAGGTGGAACTCCTGCCCGGTCAGACGCGAGAAGTGGACATTCGTCTGCTGGAACCGGCTTCGGACCGCGCCCCCGTCGTGCCCTTGCAACCGTTGGCATGGCCGCAGACCACCAAGGTGAGTATCCAGCCGTGCGTGAAGTAG